From Daphnia pulicaria isolate SC F1-1A chromosome 11, SC_F0-13Bv2, whole genome shotgun sequence, the proteins below share one genomic window:
- the LOC124315306 gene encoding uncharacterized protein LOC124315306: protein MHPSVIIPNPAFNKGRRTIFNQPIKKVLEQHFHKRKWPTVEEIAFLADVLHLDKKVLRIWFSNRRQKEKRNNMTPGELMEGIRLTEALATHNNNQSNEVDTLPFTLSAVLSSENVKRFSLGKPNGKALRRTVLVLGTGGQIHQKFINQIINYIVNVGGADNFRFLVEEEAGQSNCISVYDIHHAEGFRIPFSLTIVVTPYSGDSEEELFRDGKMAEMFREFMDARDGIQELDMICNVTVDTGGRKQQFLSIFGKDMGKNINNWKLSVDFLSDKGPWQPVVRHFFTVLATMKTASLLTTKLVLNERKRLEVTVGQLQSLIAEVAPKMEEMNATKIEMKHFQEQIETELIHYNSLLPQLCTQSFFSIAPGLCYELRYVKGEGAGHSSKDQVNRMYRQAKIKWNEIESRGSQLLALLHKEILHNAAAMKMNFKNTWDCMRQINRIALHGNSFLTQRVFDLLFDVEQHLKQHLPVGKKM, encoded by the exons ATGCATCCGTCAGTAATT ATTCCGAATCCGGCGTTTAACAAGGGCCGGAGGACGATTTTCAACCAGCCAATcaagaaagttttggaacAGCATTTCCACAAGCGAAAATGGCCGACAGTCGAGGAAATCGCTTTTCTGGCCGACGTGTTGCATCTGGACAAGAAAGTCTTGCGCATCTGGTTCAGCAACCGACgccaaaaggagaaaaggaacAACATGACGCCAGGCGAACTGATGGAAGGCATCCGTTTGACTGAAGCACTGGCGACGCACAATAATAACCAAAGCAACGAGGTAGACACTCTTCCATTCACTTTATCGGCCGTGCTAAGTTCCGAAAACGTCAAGCGCTTCTCTCTGGGTAAGCCGAACGGGAAGGCACTCCGGCGGACGGTTTTGGTGCTGGGAACCGGAGGACAAATCCATCAGAAATTCATCAATCAAATAATCAACTACATCGTCAACGTCGGAGGAGCGGATAACTTCCGATTTCTGGTCGAAGAAGAGGCTGGCCAATCGAATTGCATTTCCGTCTACGACATTCACCACGCGGAAGGATTCCGCATTCCGTTTTCACTGACGATTGTGGTCACGCCTTACTCTGGCGACTCGGAAGAAGAACTTTTCAGGGATGGAAAAATGGCTGAAATGTTCCGCGAGTTCATGGACGCCAGGGACGGAATCCAGGAACTGGACATGATCTGCAACGTCACCGTGGACACTGgcggaagaaaacaacaattcCTGTCCATTTTCGGTAAAGACATGGGGAAAAACATCAACAACTGGAAATTGTCGGTAGATTTCTTGAGCGACAAGGGTCCCTGGCAACCGGTGGTCCGGCATTTCTTCACTGTGTTGGCGACTATGAAAACCGCCTCACTTTTAACGACAAAGTTGGTTCTGAATGAGAGAAAACGGTTGGAAGTGACGGTAGGGCAACTCCAGTCATTAATCGCAGAAGTGGCTCCTAAAATGGAAGAGATGAACGccacaaaaatagaaatgaagcACTTTCAAGAGCAAATAGAAACCGAATTAATACATTACAATTCTTTGCTTCCTCAACTGTGTACCCAGAGTTTCTTTTCCATTGCGCCTGGACTCTGTTACGAATTAAGATACGTCAAAGGGGAAGGTGCTGGCCATTCGTCGAAAGATCAAGTCAATCGAATGTACCGCCAAGCTAAAATCAAATGGAATGAAATAGAGTCCAGGGGATCGCAATTGCTCGCGTTGCTGCACAAAGAAATCTTACATAACGCAGCGGCCATGAagatgaatttcaaaaacacTTGGGACTGTATGCGGCAAATCAACAGGATCGCCCTTCACGGTAATTCCTTTCTAACCCAAAGAGTCTTCGACCTCCTCTTTGACGTTGAGCAGCATTTGAAGCAACATTTGCCTGTTGGAAAAAAGATGTAA
- the LOC124316006 gene encoding uncharacterized protein LOC124316006: MFRHLTKQQQHKMSRNTLISNPFSRDQRTSFWMRINAALEIYFRKENVPTDQEIDFLAESLKLERKVVHLWFSNRLQKEKRKIWSGVVGIRFAEMLVTQSKKKASRSQNGMDLFSFPLHFTGHASHFKRFGFGKPNPEMLTRTAIFMATENGLVHQKFINQIINYIVDVRENDKFRFQLVDEDGDGHSNCISVYDIHHTVGFRIPFSLTIVVTPYSGDSEDSDQLFRDRKVAEMFLDFIEAKDGIKELDMICNVTVETGEIKQPFLSIFGKDVEKNINNWKLSVDFLSDKGSWQAVVHHFFTVLATMQPKSVLFTKLVLDERKKMAARLNGLESLLTNASIKMEEINKMKEIVKCSQTQIEHEMEYEINQINYSYLLPNLSATSTITRFSQIPQENYVGINSRQRYDNDIYKIYFKAEKKLKDINSKGQYSVRKLQNELFLNGTAVLEHFQSTWRCIRQLNIMALHGNSFLTQKVFDLLFDAEQHLKELGFNEQSWKI; encoded by the exons ATGTTTAGACACCTGacgaaacagcagcagcacaaaatGTCTCGGAATACCTTG atttccaACCCGTTTAGTCGTGACCAACGGACGTCTTTTTGGATGAGGATCAATGCCGCTTTGGAGATCTATTTTCGCAAGGAAAATGTACCGACCGATCAGGAGATCGATTTCCTTGCGGAATCGCTCAAGTTGGAGAGGAAAGTGGTGCACCTTTGGTTCAGCAATCGTCTACAAAAGGAGAAACGCAAGATATGGTCAGGTGTTGTAGGAATTCGATTCGCCGAAATGCTGGTGACACAATCAAAGAAGAAGGCAAGTCGCAGCCAGAACGGGATGGATCTATTTAGTTTTCCACTTCACTTCACCGGACATGCCAGCCATTTCAAGCGTTTTGGTTTCGGTAAGCCTAACCCAGAAATGCTAACCCGAACGGCAATTTTCATGGCGACTGAAAACGGACTGGTGCACCAGAAATTCATCAACCAAATAATCAACTACATCGTCGACGTCAGAGAAAACGACAAGTTTCGATTCCAGCTGGTCGACGAGGATGGCGATGGCCATTCGAATTGCATTTCCGTCTACGACATTCACCACACGGTCGGATTCCGCATTCCATTTTCACTGACGATTGTGGTCACGCCCTACTCCGGTGACTCGGAAGATTCCGACCAACTTTTCAGGGATCGGAAAGTGGCTGAAATGTTTCTCGACTTCATTGAAGCCAAGGACGGAATCAAGGAACTGGACATGATCTGCAACGTCACCGTGGAGACTGGCGAAATCAAACAGCCGTTCTTGTCCATTTTCGGTAAAGACGTTGAGAAAAACATCAACAACTGGAAACTGTCGGTAGATTTCTTGAGCGACAAGGGTTCCTGGCAAGCGGTGGTCCATCACTTCTTCACTGTGCTGGCGACAATGCAGCCCAAGTCTGTGTTATTCACAAAACTGGTGTtggatgagagaaagaagatggcAGCAAGGCTAAATGGACTGGAATCGTTGCTTACTAACgcatctataaaaatggaaGAGATTaacaaaatgaaggaaatagtcAAATGTTCCCAAACGCAAATCGAACACGAAATGGAATACGAAATCAACCAGATAAATTACAGCTATTTGCTCCCGAATCTTTCTGCTACGTCAACCATCACGAGATTCTCTCAGATTCCTCAAGAGAACTACGTTGGTATCAACAGTCGGCAGCGGTATGACAACGACATCTACAAAATCTATTTCAAAGCTGAAAAGAAGTTGAAAGACATCAACTCCAAAGGCCAATATTCAGTCAGAAAGTTGCAGAACGAGCTCTTTCTGAATGGAACAGCTGTGCTGGAACATTTCCAGTCGACTTGGCGTTGCATTCGGCAGCTGAACATCATGGCACTTCATGGGAATTCGTTTTTGACACAAAAGGTATTCGATCTTCTCTTTGACGCCGAGCAGCATTTGAAAGAACTCGGCTTCAATGAGCAAAGCTGGAAAatctga